A part of Perognathus longimembris pacificus isolate PPM17 chromosome 18, ASM2315922v1, whole genome shotgun sequence genomic DNA contains:
- the Rbm17 gene encoding splicing factor 45 gives MSLYDDLGVETSDSKTEGWSKNFKLLQSQLQVKKAALTQAKSQRTKQSTVLAPVIDLKRGGSSDDRQIVDTPPHVAAGLKDPVPSGFSAGEVLIPLADEYDPMFPNDYEKVVKRQREERQRQRELERQKEIEEREKRRKDRHEASGFSRRPDPDSDEDEDYERERRKRSMGGAAIAPPTSLVEKDKELPRDFPYEEDSRPRSQSSKAAIPPPVYEEPDRPRSPTGPSNSFLANMGGTVAHKIMQKYGFREGQGLGKHEQGLSTALSVEKTSKRGGKIIVGDATEKGEAQDASKKSDSNPLTEILKCPTKVVLLRNMVGAGEVDEDLEVETKEECEKYGKVGKCVIFEIPGAPDDEAVRIFLEFERVESAIKAVVDLNGRYFGGRVVKACFYNLDKFRVLDLAEQV, from the exons ATGTCCCTGTATGATGACCTGGGGGTGGAGACCAGTGACTCCAAAACAGAAGGCTGGTCCAAGAACTTCAAACTCCTGCAGTCTCAGCTGCAGGTGAAGAAGGCGGCCCTCACCCAAGCCAAG AGCCAAAGGACAAAGCAAAGCACAGTCCTTGCCCCGGTCATCGACCTGAAGAGGGGCGGTTCCTCCGACGACCGGCAGATTGTGGACACGCCTCCACATGTGGCGGCTGGGCTGAAG gacccTGTTCCCAGTGGGTTTTCTGCTGGGGAAGTTCTCATTCCCTTAGCTGATGAATATGACCCCATGTTTCCTAATGACTACGAGAAAGTCGTGAAACGCCAGAGAGAAGAGCGGCAGAGGCAGCGTGAGctggaaagacagaaggaaatagAAGAGAGGGAAAA GCGGCGTAAAGACAGACATGAAGCCAGTGGGTTTTCAAGGCGGCCAGATCCAGAttctgatgaagatgaagattatGAGCgcgagagaaggaaaagaa gtATGGGCGGAGCTGCCATTGCCCCACCTACTTCTCTTGTGGAGAAAGACAAGGAGT TACCCCGAGATTTTCCTTACGAAGAGGATTCGAGGCCTCGGTCACAGTCTTCCAAAGCTGCTATTCCCCCGCCCGTGTACGAAGAACCCGACAGGCCCAGGTCTCCGACAGGGCCCAGCAACTCCTTCCTCGCTAACATGGG GGGCACAGTGGCGCACAAGATCATGCAGAAGTACGGCTTCCGggaaggccaggggctggggaagcACGAGCAGGGGCTGAGCACCGCCTTGTCCGTGGAGAAGACCAGCAAGAGGGGCGGCAAGATCATCGTGGGCGACGCCACGGAGAAGGGCGAGGCTCAGG ATGCATCCAAGAAGTCGGATTCAAATCCATTAACAGAGATCCTTAAGTGCCCTACGAAAGTGGTTCTGCTGCGG AACATGGTCGGTGCAGGAGAAGTAGATGAAGACTTAGAAGTCGAAACCAAGGAAGAATGTGAAAAATACGGCAAAGTTGGGAAATGTGTGATATTTGAA atTCCTGGTGCCCCCGATGATGAAGCAGTTCGAATATTTTTAGAATTTGAAAGAGTTGAATCAGCAATTAAAG CTGTTGTTGATCTGAATGGCAGGTACTTCGGTGGGCGAGTGGTAAAAGCATGTTTCTACAATTTGGATAAATTCAGGGTCTTGGATTTGGCCGAGCAAGTTTGA